The Maridesulfovibrio ferrireducens genome segment TCACCAAAAGCAAGACCGGAATTTTCAAATTCCATGGAATTCGGAACTTCCGCAAATCCCTCAGAAGTCCAAGGCAAAACATTCAAATACCCTTCGCCCTTCTTCTGAACTAAACAGGTACGCTCCCCCTCTGCGGATAAAGCAGAGTTAGAGAGTAATTCTGTAATTTTGCCTGTTACCTGCTGTGTCATCATCAAAAGCCCAACGACTTTTGAAGCACTGCTATCAGCAAACATCGGCACAAAAACATCCATCTCAAGCCCCTGCGGGGTTTTTCTAAGTGGTGAATATTGAGCATTTTTATTAGTAACTGTGTCACTGGCAAGAGCCATCTGGGCCTCATCAAGAGGAGGAAGATATCCATCCGTAGCAATATAAGCCTGACCATCAGTGCTAAGTATTCTTGCAGTTACAAAGCCCGTATAAGTCGTAAACTCTCTGAGCATATTTTGCATCATAGGCAATTGCGCTGCCAGTTCTGCCTTATCTTCTGTAAGCTCACCATTCTCAAATGAACTCACACTGAAAATTGAAGATAAATCATCTTTGAAGACCTCAACTTCCGAGGCATACAACCTGAAAAGATCTGATTTGATCAGCCTGTCACCTTCTTTGCTAAGATGTTTCAGCCATGTTTCCATTGCTTCGGCTCGCCCTTCGCCGAGTAAAGCTAATCGTTTCTGCTGATTATCTAAAAAGTCTTCGTTGCGATCCGTAATACTTTGGTTCGCTACGAAACAAATCCCTATCGAGACAAGCAGCACCAAAAGAAGAACCACAACGATCTTGCTCGTCGGCTTATCTTCCTGAGGATGATACGTCTCATTGTGCATAATCGGGGATTGTTGTTCTGCCATGATTTAACTCCATCTGAATGGTTACTTTTTATTTATCGGTTTTTTATATGTAGTTTTCTTAGCAGGTGCCACATGGAACCATCTAAAGTTCTCATTCACAGAATACTGCGGCACGTAATGCTTGTACTTCGCGTGCGACAAAACGAGAACTGTCTGATTATCAAGAACATAAACATCATCACTCAAATAAACGACTAAAACGGCATGTCCTATCCCTCTGATGCTGTCCCGGACAGCGACAATACGCATTTTATCCTTGCTGAATCCCAGCTCTTTAAGAGCGTAATACTTGGCGATGGCGTAATCTTCACAATCACCGGATTTGCTCAAAAATTCTATAGGAGTCGCCCAGTAATCCGTCACACCGTAATTTTGCTTATCCAAACGGTAGGGCCACTGGTTAAAATATTTGTTCACAGCCCTCAGCCGGTCCATCTCCGGCTTGGAAGCAATCTGCTTCTTTAAAAGCTTCCAACCCGCCTTGGATGTTTGAGACGCTTTAGATTTAGAGCTGAAATATCCTTTCCATTGTTTCATACCGGCCAAAACTCTAGTCCATTTAGGTAGTTTCGATATCTTACCTTTGAACTCGACAGTTCCGAATATTTTTTGTTTAACAACTTTTTTTGAGCCTGCGAAACCACTTTCTTCAGTCCCGATTACAAAAAAGGCCACAAACAGAACACACAGAACAGTTGCTCTTACAGCGCGTATGCTTTGAAAGAACAACATAAAATATTAACGCTCTCGCAGCGCATTCTGCTTAGCTTTCAAAATAGGCTTTAACAAATAATCCAGAACTGATTTCTTGCCTGTCAGAACATCCACCTGCGCAGTCATACCCGGAATAATAGGAAGTTTTTCTCCGCGATAAAGCATCGCATTTTTCTTTGTTCTTACCT includes the following:
- a CDS encoding transglutaminase-like cysteine peptidase, whose translation is MLFFQSIRAVRATVLCVLFVAFFVIGTEESGFAGSKKVVKQKIFGTVEFKGKISKLPKWTRVLAGMKQWKGYFSSKSKASQTSKAGWKLLKKQIASKPEMDRLRAVNKYFNQWPYRLDKQNYGVTDYWATPIEFLSKSGDCEDYAIAKYYALKELGFSKDKMRIVAVRDSIRGIGHAVLVVYLSDDVYVLDNQTVLVLSHAKYKHYVPQYSVNENFRWFHVAPAKKTTYKKPINKK